ttttttttttttttttagagagagggGGTGAAGTAAAGAAGAGGGTATGGAGAAGGTtaaggggtgaagagagagaaatacaggaggaggtagaaagatggTTGGCGTCCACCTGACAAAGACGTTTTATTTTTAGTTAATAGTTACAAAGTTTGTTAATTTTATAAAGTTCATGGTATTATTTGACAATTTATATAtcttgttgttatttatttggaGTGTTTTTACATATTGTTTGTGTTGCGTGAAGTTtaggtgttgtgttgtttggtaGTTAGCTAGCTAAGCGTCGAAGGGGAGGGATGTGGGGAGTGGGACTTTCAGTGAAAGAGTGGGGCAGGGACGGTAGTGAGTGCAGTGAGGCTGCTGGGGAAGGATTGGTTGTAGCGGCGAATGTTGTGGGCGTTGtctgtgatggtggtgaggtggggtaCGTGTAGTGACTCGAGGCGGAGCCAGACCTTGACTGCTCGGTGGTGGAGTCTTATGTTAAGGGGGAGGGTTTTGTGGCAGTGTGGATGTCTTAGTGAGAGATACAGCTATTTATAGGGCGCTACAGGATCAAGCACAGTTCGACAGCCAATCAGCTACCAGCGTGGCTGCCACTAAGCGCCTCGTGAGTATTGGCTGTCGGCTGTCTTGGATCTAGTGCTTACACTCCTGTCCCGCGCCTCGTGACTGGGTTTGTGGCGAAGGCCGCCACGGTCCAAACcacgtatgcaagagttaaccagcatcttcactctttcattcctcacgctggtaaactctggaacaatcttccttcatctgtatttcctcctgcttacaacttgaactcttccaagaggagagtatcggaaCACCTCTCattccgaaattgatctctcttttggcactcctcttgactctttttttttataggagcagtgattggcgggccttttttttttcactattgtttcttttcttctttttttttttttttgcccttgagctgtttcgttgtaataaaaaaatagcacCCGCCTCACCTTTTGTTTATACCTCCCTGGGAGTGTTTTTCCCCCTTTGCCTGTATGGCAAGAAGAGTTGTCTAATGATAAAACTTCTGAGACGTTCACCCTCTTATATTGCAGTTAATGATATGTTGATCAATATCTAAAGGAAACAAAGTCCTACCTGAGTCTCTACCTTGGGGTGAGTTATATCAGGCTCAGTATATGGGTCCCTGAAATGGATGATAGTCTTGGGTGCCGCggactgtaaaaaaaatcaaaagagttATAGTGTTGTGCGTATTGTTTTCATAGTTATACCTTAATATGAGCAGCAAGAACGTTATTGTGTTCGTCACCTGAAGAGTAATCCCGTCAGCGAGGAAGCCAATCAGGTAGATGGACACTACGCCTTCGATGGCAAAGCAGATAAACGTATACCAGTAGAACTTTCCCTCTTTGTCTTCCAGCAAGTAAAAACTGACCAACACTAACGCAAATACTCTATTCAGAGTCCAGATTATCAGTGGAATGGAAATAACGTCAGCCAGCTTCATGTTGAGGCAGCGAAGATGGATGTAGCTGGCACGGAGGCTCCGAAGTTCCTGGTAGCAGAACCTTTCATGAAGCACTGAACTAGTGTCTTGCCACGCCAATACTTGCTTTAGAATCTCGTTGGTGTCTGCTAGAGATACGTAGAGCAGGTGGCCGGCCATCACCTGCAGAGCCACTGGAAAAGTGTGGAGCGAAGACAGCGAGAGTAACGAATACCACACGGAAGCTGTGTAGAAAACATTTTCGGCTGGCATTTCAAGAATGGTGTTATCCCATGTGTATCGAAACCACAGCCATGCAATATAGTCagtacaaacaaataaaaaccaCATAACTGTAGGCATCAGCCATCTCGCATCCAACACACTAGGTGGAGATATTTCTCTGATTGCATCGAGGAGATTAGTGAAGTAGGAACACGTCACCCAAAAGATAGGCAGCAAGGCGAAGGAACCCAACGTCCACACGATGTAAAATGACACGTTGCTGAAGAAGACACTGCCAGAAAGTCTCTCCTGCATCAGTTCCACAGATTTCACTGCAACAATATTGAACCAGTTATAGGAATATTAAAATCCATCAACACATactcctatacacacacacacacacacacacacacacacacacacacacacacacacacacacacagagcacctGATGACACAGTGGCAAACTACTCCCACCGTTCCCGTTGTGCAGTGTGTCATTTTAAAAGATCATAGTTCACACCATGAAGAGTCAAGGTTTGAGCGTTCCTCGGGTTGAGTTGTTTTTCGCTGGCAAGGGTTTCTGTCCTCCTTCGAGCAAGAGTGATATGAATGTGTGATGTTGCCCAAGATTTGTTCATAGATTAGTTAACAAGTTACACATCTCTCTCCAAGAGGGCGCTGACTGGCATTCAAGAGTCTAGCTGCTAGCAAATCATACCGTAaacgaattacacacacacacacacacacacacacacacacacacacacacacacacacactctctctctctctctctctctctctctctctctctctctcacacacacaaacacattattATACATTATTATGCTTACCTAGATATAAACAGAGGAAGGTGGCGTTGAGGGCTAGTGCGAGTACAGCTGCAGCGAGAGCAAGCACTGTCTTGAGCCAGTGCCAGCGAACTCCGCGGCCACCACAGGGCAAAAGCCCCAACAGCAACGCCACCCATTCCATCAAGCACACGACCGCACGTGTCCTCTCCCCCTGCCGCATCTGATCACCGCCCCAAGCCATCTTGCGAGATCGCCTGATGGTTGATGTATCATAAAGAAATTAACTTGAATCTTTGCAGTCCTTTAACTTATAATAACACCATCAATAAACAAAACCAAACCTTGTGCCAGTAGATTAAAAGGGAATGCCTcgctaaaaaaaaacatatacagatCAAGTtactgttcctttatcttcatttttttaggtACTTCCAGCTAACCTGATGTGAATTTACGGAACTATGCACCCTAACGTTCGGATTATAGCTGATTacataatattattattagtctGATACATCACATTGAAAGACAGTCTAATTAAGCTACAAGCCGAAGCTTCAGAAGTAATACTAAAGAGAATTTGTAGCCATGCACATACATATTcaccaagtatatatatatatatatatatatatatatatatatatatatatatatatatatatatatatatatatatatatatatatatatatatatatacaggggaggcggtggctgagtggttagcgtgacggccctgCGTTCAGGAGCCCCagggaggacgcgggttcgagtcctggtCGCCGCACAGCTGAcgtttttcagtcaccaccaaatggcctaagactacccacatgctgccctgaagaccacccatcaacccgggctctagataacctctccaaagagaggctcaaagatgagttccggagggcagcatgagccaacataagatggcgccactataaacactcgcctgcgccagaacgggcgcAGGCGATCCAGAGTGatcgtttcttcctttccacacGACAAGGAGGTGTCCTCCAAGTGGCTGCGTCCCACCAACGAAGCAACAAATAAATTAAGTAGCTACATGATTGTCATGATTTCATCATTTAAAGAAATAGCCCGTAGAAAATTCCGTGGAAATCCCCGCCATTTTTATTTAGAAGGTGGGAAATAAGTCCTTAGAAGGCGGGAAATTTCCACCTACCCAGACCTAGACCAGGCGGGAGCAGGAGCTTATTCAAATCTTATCGCCTATTGCTGCCAATGCGGAAATAttcgtgggatgcatgacccactattacttagtgcatggtgttaggttattaataaataataacccatagccgttagggcgctAATTTAAATGTTATGCAGATCAAGAGATGTCAGTTGCGGCAAGTGCTGGCATCTTACCCGCCGGGCGAGCGCAGGGCGAGCGGGGTCGCGACCTTGCCTCGCTGCCTCACCCAGTCTTCCTCCGAGTGACCCAACCGTGACCAGACGTCCCTTCGCTGCCTCCCGCACCTCCACGTGTCTTCATCGTGGTAGGTCTTCCTACCTCCTGCAGGCATCCACAAGTCTAGGAAATGTGTGCTTCAGGCAAGGAAAGCCCTGGGAGGCTACGAGAAGGCGGCGTGTTGCTGAGAGGTTACACGAGGACTGAAGGAGGAACAACGTGGGCGAGTACCACGTGGCAAATCGAGGCGGCTACAGGAGCGCCCATCTACAGCCAAGTACAGTTCGTGTCTAGGGTAGTTTAAGCCATTTAGCTAGGTAGCTGTGCGCTTGGATTAAtttaattattccttatttccaccgagttttccttgttgttttaaataaacttaagagcaggttcatctggtctttgcttacccTATATAGTGTGATTGGTCAAAAATAAGTGACTTAaagggggctgtgagtctgagaactcaattttcagatagtttattttatatattcattgctGAGAATTCGTTGAGGTCTTCAGAAGTCCAAATCTTTTTCATGAACCCCATAATGATATGTTCAGCATTGTGAGATAAGTATAGTTAGTACAGTCAGTAGGTATAAAATCCATTACGGGTGtattaaataaaggaagatgaggatttGTCAGGCATTACAAGAGCCAATAATAAAGTTCATAAAATAGCTTGTGTTacacatgtattatatatgaatatgaatattcattgatgtgaatatatgaatatgatgcGTTATGAGAGGAATGTGACTGTGATATGATTGTGTATATGGTATGACTAATTACTGATGAATATAGTATGAACATGATGTGATTCTTTAGATATGCTATGCATAATAAttatatgtgaaaaaaagaataacatgatataattatatgaatataaacattaaaCATGGATATGGATATAGATGCAAAAGATATGAATATAtgatatgaataaaatatgcttatatgagatgaatgagaaaaaatatatatatatatatatatatatatatatatatatatatatatatatatatatatatatatatatatatatatatatatatatatatattacgtcttCAGTGGGTCTGattgcgctgccaggcttcttcccagtggtcctgatggtcggcccaaggcttcctcGTGGtgcctggtatatatatatatatatatatatatatatatatatatatatatatatatatatatatatatatatatatatatatatatatatatatatatatatatatatatatatatatatatatatatatatatatatatatatatatatatatatatatatatatatatatatatatatatatatatatatatatatatatatatatatatatatatatatatatattttttatttttttttacgtcgcggcctatagcgccggtaggcattttttcccggtggggcctgatggtcggcccaaggcttcttcccggtgggtcctgatggtcggcccagcccgttctggcgcaggcgagtgtttatagtggcgccatcttgcattggctcatgctgccctcccggagctcatctttaatcctagaatctagagtccgggttgataggtggtcttctgggcagcatgtgggcagttttaagccactcggcggcggctgaaaagtcccagcttggtggcaccgggcggggattgaactcgcgtcctcctgaacgcggtgatgttactctgtcgattcagccaccgctatatatatatatatatatatatatatatatatatatatatatatatatatatatatatatatatatttatatatatatataccatgttACAGGGATGTGACAGGCTGTTATGAATATGAATGTGATGTGATTATAATGAGTATATGATATGGCATGGATACGATGAAAGTGATGTGAATATGAATGTGTTAAATTGTGTGAATATGAAATTGAATATTATTCGATATATatgatatctatatataaatgatatgataCGAATATTACAACCGGTTTCAATAAACGGCAAAGCCTTGCTTCATGGCAAGGTATACGtatcattatactgtgtgtgtgtgtgtgtgtgtgtgtgtgtgtgtgtgtgtgtgtgtgtgtgtgtgtgtgtgtgtgtgtgtgtgtgtgtgtgtgtgtgcatagctggtcgttatcgcgataagttatcgcgatactttatcgctgataacaaaatcgggttatcggccatccgcttcttatttaaatatatatcggtatcttcgttacttttgtaaccaaactagcgataatcgctatttttttccgcctcagaaaaaaaacgttgtctcctccctactgcgcatgtgtggcccgggcgcccggtgttatatgaaaaaacttcggggttagaaatatcttcggtgaagagatttcatacttagatcatcaacattaaaacactaggttattttcttatgttagactaaaaaaatcaacatatcaaagagaaaaatcatttaactttgcccccaaaatgattattcactgcctcagatttgatattccatattcgtttgtgagcatgccatggtattgaaggcactcggtgttgtgttatttggtgtcccatcgtcaaaagctggcgcttttgtttacaaacactggtctcgtgaactacgcatgttcagaccagtaagcgtagccctgtacagtctcacaaagtttTTAAtcacattaagagtagttgctggaag
The DNA window shown above is from Eriocheir sinensis breed Jianghai 21 chromosome 15, ASM2467909v1, whole genome shotgun sequence and carries:
- the LOC126998726 gene encoding uncharacterized protein LOC126998726, producing MAWGGDQMRQGERTRAVVCLMEWVALLLGLLPCGGRGVRWHWLKTVLALAAAVLALALNATFLCLYLVKSVELMQERLSGSVFFSNVSFYIVWTLGSFALLPIFWVTCSYFTNLLDAIREISPPSVLDARWLMPTVMWFLFVCTDYIAWLWFRYTWDNTILEMPAENVFYTASVWYSLLSLSSLHTFPVALQVMAGHLLYVSLADTNEILKQVLAWQDTSSVLHERFCYQELRSLRASYIHLRCLNMKLADVISIPLIIWTLNRVFALVLVSFYLLEDKEGKFYWYTFICFAIEGVVSIYLIGFLADGITLQVTNTITFLLLILRYNYENNTHNTITLLIFFTVRGTQDYHPFQGPIY